The Myxococcota bacterium genome contains a region encoding:
- a CDS encoding acyl carrier protein, giving the protein MFRDAHEPDTAVCQILAEHLGVPLEELDWTTRLDSELGLDRFDTLELLDALEEAFGMSIPDTAASLFETVFDVVQYLRQLRARAA; this is encoded by the coding sequence ATGTTCCGAGACGCACACGAACCCGACACCGCCGTCTGTCAGATCCTGGCAGAGCACCTCGGCGTTCCCCTCGAAGAGCTCGACTGGACCACCCGCCTCGACAGTGAACTCGGACTCGATCGCTTCGACACCCTCGAACTGCTCGACGCGCTCGAGGAAGCCTTCGGGATGTCGATTCCGGACACGGCGGCGAGCCTCTTCGAAACCGTCTTCGACGTGGTCCAGTACCTGCGTCAGCTCCGCGCGCGCGCCGCCTGA
- a CDS encoding efflux RND transporter permease subunit, giving the protein MRLSDLSIERPVLATVMSLLIVVMGSVAFFTLPVRELPDVDRPLVSVTTVYSGASPETVEATITEPLERVLNGIEGIRNIDSQSSFGGSSINIEFEAGRDIDLAATEVSNAVLRAVDRLPDDAKRPEVRKSAANARPIMFINVIGPEYSPVDLTDFADRYVRTPLQLLPGVAQAIISGERRYAMRVWLDPARMAARGVDALDVRRAIQESNLQLPAGELESEGRKFTINADARIADPEVFGRIVIREDDDLPIRIEDVGHVELGSENYQSITRHTGRDVVGVGIIRQSRSNELAISQAVREKLDDINATLPEGVYVDVAVDFTKFVREALKEVTITLAIAFAIVVIVNLVFLRSPTTTAITTAVIPVALVGTLAGLLVLDFSINVLTLLALVLSVGLLVDDSIVVQENIYRRQERGESPREAALRGAREVGFPVIATTAAVLAVLLPLSLMTGNTGRLFREFAITMAVAVTISTFVALTLVPMLCSRFLHVASGENELAKKFEHGLESTRSRYLGWLDAALAHPKRIAVALVVVVVGVAFVFGDIRQTFLPVEDRGRMFVQIRAPEGSTAAYTRRALSQLEEVLLSTDEISTFFAAIGMGFGARANTANGMVFTTMTHWDERAEKQQAVVERVRNQLFGIPEALVYAFSPASISQRSYSDVEVVVKSSNASLDEFAALRDQVVAAMHEVPGLVNADSDLRLENPQLDILFDRERAADIGVPVSAVSESLRLLVSQNPADDFILRNKSYDVVTALASPFRSVPEHLGEVHVRTQDGAMVALSGLIDTVPRSAPTWLNHYDLQRSVTFTGNLADGAALGDVLPAVQAIVRENLPRGFSVDLRNASREFVESGAQIYLTFVIALLVIYLVLAAQFESFIDPLSVMLTVPLATFGALFCLWFPGEVNEKLAWIGVGPLLPQFTLNLYSQIGIILLVGLVTKNAILLVDFANQARARGLELGDALREAGKTRFRPILMTSVTSILGAMPLVLASSAGAESRQAIGVAVVGGLVFSTALTLLVVPVVHGAIVRAATRFGWGAPPPLVELGDSAEA; this is encoded by the coding sequence GTGAGGCTGTCCGACCTCTCGATCGAGCGGCCGGTGCTCGCCACCGTGATGAGCCTGCTCATCGTCGTGATGGGCAGCGTCGCCTTCTTCACCCTCCCCGTCCGCGAGCTGCCCGACGTCGATCGGCCGCTGGTCTCGGTGACCACGGTCTATTCCGGGGCGAGCCCCGAGACCGTCGAAGCCACCATCACCGAGCCCCTCGAGCGCGTGCTCAACGGGATCGAGGGCATCCGCAACATCGACTCCCAGAGCTCCTTCGGCGGCAGCTCGATCAACATCGAGTTCGAGGCGGGGCGCGACATCGACCTGGCGGCGACGGAAGTCTCGAACGCGGTGTTGCGCGCCGTGGACCGGCTGCCCGACGACGCGAAGCGTCCCGAAGTGCGAAAGTCGGCGGCGAACGCGCGACCGATCATGTTCATCAACGTGATCGGGCCCGAGTACTCGCCCGTCGACCTGACCGACTTCGCCGACCGCTACGTGCGCACGCCGCTGCAGCTCCTGCCGGGCGTCGCGCAGGCGATCATCAGTGGCGAGCGCCGCTACGCGATGCGCGTCTGGCTCGATCCGGCCCGTATGGCCGCGCGCGGCGTCGACGCCCTCGACGTCCGGCGCGCCATCCAAGAAAGCAATCTGCAGCTCCCCGCCGGCGAGCTCGAGAGCGAAGGGCGGAAGTTCACGATCAACGCCGACGCGCGCATCGCCGACCCCGAGGTGTTCGGACGGATCGTGATCCGCGAGGACGACGATCTCCCCATCCGCATCGAAGACGTCGGCCACGTCGAGCTCGGCTCGGAGAACTACCAGAGCATCACGCGCCACACCGGCCGTGACGTCGTGGGCGTGGGCATCATCCGCCAGTCGCGCTCGAACGAGCTGGCGATCTCCCAGGCCGTCCGCGAGAAGCTCGACGACATCAACGCGACGCTACCCGAGGGCGTCTACGTCGATGTGGCCGTCGACTTCACCAAGTTCGTTCGCGAGGCGCTGAAGGAAGTGACGATCACCCTGGCGATCGCCTTCGCGATCGTGGTGATCGTGAACCTCGTGTTCCTGCGCTCGCCCACGACGACGGCGATCACCACCGCGGTGATCCCCGTGGCGCTGGTCGGCACCCTGGCGGGCCTGCTCGTGCTCGACTTCTCGATCAACGTGCTGACCCTGTTGGCCCTGGTGCTCTCGGTCGGGCTGCTCGTCGACGATTCGATCGTGGTCCAGGAGAACATCTACCGGCGCCAGGAACGCGGCGAGTCACCCCGCGAAGCGGCGCTGCGCGGCGCGCGCGAGGTCGGCTTCCCGGTGATCGCCACCACGGCCGCGGTGCTCGCCGTGCTGCTGCCGCTCTCGCTGATGACCGGCAACACGGGCCGGCTCTTCCGCGAGTTCGCGATCACGATGGCGGTCGCCGTCACGATCTCGACCTTCGTCGCGCTCACGCTCGTGCCCATGCTCTGCTCGCGCTTCCTGCACGTGGCCAGCGGTGAGAACGAACTGGCGAAGAAGTTCGAGCACGGACTCGAGAGCACCCGCAGCCGCTACCTCGGTTGGCTGGATGCCGCCCTCGCCCATCCGAAGCGCATCGCCGTTGCGCTGGTCGTCGTGGTCGTCGGGGTCGCCTTCGTCTTCGGCGACATCCGCCAGACCTTCCTGCCCGTCGAGGATCGCGGCCGGATGTTCGTCCAGATCCGCGCCCCCGAGGGCTCGACGGCGGCCTACACGCGGCGCGCGCTCTCCCAGCTCGAAGAGGTGCTGCTCTCGACCGACGAGATCTCCACCTTCTTCGCGGCGATCGGCATGGGCTTCGGCGCCCGGGCCAACACGGCGAACGGCATGGTCTTCACCACCATGACCCACTGGGACGAGCGCGCCGAGAAGCAGCAAGCCGTCGTGGAGCGGGTCCGCAATCAACTCTTCGGGATCCCGGAGGCTCTGGTCTACGCCTTCAGCCCGGCCTCGATCTCCCAGCGCAGCTACAGCGACGTCGAGGTGGTGGTGAAGAGCTCGAATGCCAGCCTCGACGAGTTCGCTGCGCTTCGGGACCAGGTGGTGGCCGCGATGCACGAGGTCCCCGGCCTCGTGAACGCCGACAGCGACCTGCGCCTCGAGAACCCACAGCTCGACATCCTCTTCGACCGCGAGCGCGCCGCCGACATCGGCGTTCCCGTCAGCGCCGTCTCCGAGAGCCTGCGCCTGCTGGTCTCGCAGAACCCGGCCGACGACTTCATCCTGCGCAACAAGAGCTACGACGTGGTGACGGCCCTGGCCTCGCCCTTCCGCAGCGTTCCCGAGCACCTGGGCGAAGTGCACGTCCGCACCCAGGACGGCGCGATGGTCGCGCTCTCGGGCCTGATCGACACGGTGCCCCGCTCGGCGCCCACCTGGCTCAACCACTACGACCTGCAGCGGTCGGTCACCTTCACGGGCAACCTCGCCGATGGCGCGGCGCTCGGCGACGTCTTGCCCGCAGTGCAAGCGATCGTGCGCGAGAACCTGCCGCGCGGCTTCTCCGTCGACCTGCGCAACGCCTCCCGCGAGTTCGTGGAGTCGGGCGCCCAGATCTATCTGACCTTCGTGATCGCGCTCCTCGTGATCTACCTGGTCTTGGCGGCCCAGTTCGAGAGCTTCATCGACCCGCTGTCGGTGATGCTGACGGTACCGCTCGCGACCTTCGGCGCTCTATTCTGTCTCTGGTTCCCGGGGGAGGTGAACGAGAAGCTCGCATGGATCGGGGTCGGCCCCCTGCTCCCCCAGTTCACCCTCAACCTCTACAGCCAGATCGGCATCATCCTGCTGGTCGGGCTGGTGACGAAGAACGCGATCCTGCTGGTCGACTTCGCCAACCAGGCCCGCGCCCGCGGACTCGAGCTGGGCGACGCCCTGCGCGAAGCGGGGAAGACGCGCTTCCGGCCCATCCTGATGACGAGCGTGACGTCGATCCTCGGCGCCATGCCGCTGGTGCTGGCGAGCAGCGCCGGCGCCGAGAGCCGTCAGGCGATCGGCGTTGCGGTCGTGGGCGGGCTCGTCTTCTCGACGGCGCTCACCCTGCTGGTGGTGCCCGTCGTCCACGGCGCCATCGTCCGCGCCGCGACACGCTTCGGCTGGGGTGCGCCGCCGCCGCTGGTCGAACTCGGCGACTCGGCCGAAGCCTGA
- a CDS encoding TetR/AcrR family transcriptional regulator, which translates to MSSSELQTLEPAAPDEVPGAEQRRERQRSETRRAILDAVEALLIETGSDQFSIRSLGARCGYSAPTVYHYFGDKDGLIRALLEERMTGLADELDRVEAHEDRLAELHAIVTAYVAFSVEHSSFSRVMWSMSSKGESRMPRAMERVRERFERPIAALVEDGRVGDLDAETIGQMLWAVMRGLTSLQVIEPDYEWVADLTERTLHTFFAGMSATTPPARQEATRP; encoded by the coding sequence ATGTCTTCCTCCGAACTCCAAACCCTGGAGCCGGCCGCTCCGGACGAGGTTCCGGGCGCCGAGCAGCGTCGTGAGCGCCAGCGCAGTGAGACGCGCCGAGCGATTCTCGACGCCGTCGAGGCGCTGTTGATCGAGACCGGCAGCGACCAGTTCTCGATCCGCAGTCTGGGAGCCCGCTGTGGCTACTCGGCGCCGACCGTCTACCACTACTTCGGTGACAAGGACGGGTTGATCCGTGCGCTGCTCGAAGAGCGCATGACGGGTCTCGCCGACGAGCTCGACCGCGTCGAAGCCCACGAGGATCGCCTCGCCGAGCTCCACGCCATCGTGACCGCCTACGTGGCCTTCAGTGTGGAGCACTCGAGCTTCTCGCGCGTGATGTGGTCGATGTCGAGCAAGGGCGAGAGCCGCATGCCCCGCGCGATGGAGCGCGTGCGCGAGCGCTTCGAGCGTCCGATCGCGGCGCTCGTCGAGGACGGACGCGTCGGCGATCTCGACGCCGAGACGATCGGACAGATGCTCTGGGCCGTGATGCGCGGTCTCACCTCGCTGCAGGTGATCGAGCCCGACTACGAATGGGTCGCGGATCTCACCGAACGCACCCTCCACACCTTCTTCGCCGGCATGTCGGCGACCACCCCGCCCGCCCGCCAGGAGGCCACTCGGCCGTGA
- a CDS encoding efflux RND transporter periplasmic adaptor subunit, with product MKRLHLILSLALVVWLGAGCGDEQVVEEVLAPSVSAARVQSVDLEEEIRASGDLEAKLHTMIAAEIEGRITGISVDEGAFVEAGSTVIEIDPERRKLELAADRAHLSEAWAGYRKEKSQAGRIRKLRTENISSEQALEEAETALSLARSKYAARRADMGVAERALADASVRAPFSGHVAKRAVQLGEFVQKGAPLFELVALDPLEVVFRLTELDTERVRVGQVVDIEVGAFENRRFHGVVTFISPTVDPETRTLRMKAEIKNDEGTLRPGLFARLSLGVNRREGVLMVPEEALVQRANGAILYRIGDDDRVERIVVETGAIRDGRVEVKGPIAVGDRIVRGGHGGLVDGAQVVVRESAQGALAAKKEIADGA from the coding sequence GTGAAGCGACTGCATCTGATTCTCTCTCTTGCGCTGGTCGTCTGGCTCGGCGCGGGCTGCGGTGACGAACAGGTCGTGGAGGAGGTGCTCGCGCCTTCGGTGTCCGCGGCACGGGTCCAATCCGTCGACCTCGAGGAAGAGATCCGCGCGAGCGGTGACCTCGAGGCGAAGCTCCACACCATGATCGCCGCCGAGATCGAGGGCCGGATCACCGGCATCTCCGTCGACGAAGGCGCGTTCGTCGAAGCCGGCTCCACCGTCATCGAAATCGATCCCGAGCGCCGCAAGCTCGAGCTGGCCGCCGACCGCGCGCATCTCTCCGAAGCCTGGGCTGGCTACCGCAAGGAGAAGAGTCAGGCGGGGCGCATTCGGAAGCTGCGCACCGAGAACATCTCCTCCGAGCAGGCACTCGAAGAGGCCGAGACGGCGCTCTCCCTGGCCCGCTCGAAGTACGCAGCTCGCCGCGCCGACATGGGTGTTGCCGAGCGCGCGCTCGCCGACGCGAGCGTGCGCGCGCCGTTCTCCGGCCATGTCGCGAAGCGTGCGGTGCAGCTCGGCGAGTTCGTGCAGAAGGGCGCGCCGCTCTTCGAACTGGTGGCGCTGGATCCGCTCGAGGTCGTCTTCCGGCTCACCGAGCTCGATACCGAGCGCGTGCGGGTGGGGCAGGTCGTCGACATCGAGGTCGGGGCCTTCGAGAATCGCCGCTTCCACGGTGTCGTGACCTTCATCTCTCCCACCGTCGACCCCGAGACGCGCACGCTGCGCATGAAGGCCGAGATCAAGAATGATGAGGGCACCCTGCGCCCGGGCCTCTTCGCACGGCTGAGCCTCGGCGTGAACCGGCGTGAAGGCGTGTTGATGGTCCCCGAAGAGGCGCTGGTGCAGCGCGCGAACGGCGCGATCCTGTATCGCATCGGGGACGACGATCGCGTGGAGCGCATCGTGGTCGAGACCGGCGCGATCCGCGATGGACGCGTCGAAGTGAAGGGCCCGATCGCCGTCGGCGATCGCATCGTGCGCGGGGGCCACGGCGGCCTGGTCGATGGCGCGCAGGTGGTCGTGCGCGAGAGTGCACAGGGGGCCCTGGCGGCGAAGAAAGAAATCGCCGACGGCGCCTAG
- a CDS encoding efflux RND transporter periplasmic adaptor subunit gives MPDPRPAASSRGLRLQPIPRAQRWPGIAVALASAMLLGACGQGTDAPRERPPVRVQVVTANPEALDRTLTSVGSFESPEMTTIASEVEGRVASLEIPEGQRVEAGHILAYLDDGEDRASLSVARARLKNARDRLKRLENLRAQSVSSEQAYDDARSEFDAAYGGFTEARTRLAKTTIATPFAGVLGLRMVNVGQYVQGGTEIVELTQVDPLELRFAVPQRYAADVAVGQRVVGRVGSCGTTFEGVVEAIDPRVDPATRSVRLQATVPNAGSNLLPGMAVSLRLVVGKIPDALVVPQEAIIRQGTKHVVYVLDAENRVESRTVTLGEFSPRGVHLVSGLEPGVRVIAAGHQRQKLRPGSVTAPEPFEPVDNPNLALGDVDTEGRCDPPA, from the coding sequence ATGCCGGACCCCCGACCGGCCGCGTCCTCCCGCGGTCTTCGCCTTCAACCGATCCCTCGGGCCCAGCGCTGGCCTGGAATCGCCGTCGCCCTGGCTTCGGCGATGCTCCTGGGCGCGTGCGGTCAGGGCACCGATGCGCCCCGCGAGCGTCCGCCGGTGCGGGTGCAGGTGGTCACCGCGAACCCCGAAGCCCTCGATCGCACCCTGACTTCGGTGGGGTCCTTCGAGAGCCCGGAGATGACGACGATCGCCTCCGAGGTCGAGGGCCGGGTCGCCTCGCTCGAGATCCCGGAAGGCCAGCGCGTCGAGGCCGGCCACATCCTCGCCTACCTGGACGACGGCGAGGATCGCGCGAGCCTGAGCGTCGCGCGCGCGCGCCTCAAGAACGCCCGCGACCGGCTGAAGCGGCTCGAGAACCTGCGCGCCCAGAGCGTCAGTTCCGAGCAGGCCTACGACGACGCGCGCTCCGAGTTCGACGCCGCCTACGGCGGCTTCACCGAAGCCCGCACCCGGCTGGCGAAGACGACGATCGCCACGCCCTTCGCTGGCGTGCTCGGGCTCCGCATGGTGAACGTCGGCCAGTACGTGCAGGGCGGCACCGAGATCGTCGAGCTCACCCAGGTCGATCCGCTCGAGCTCCGCTTCGCCGTCCCCCAGCGCTACGCGGCCGACGTCGCGGTCGGTCAGCGCGTGGTCGGACGCGTCGGCAGCTGCGGCACGACCTTCGAGGGCGTGGTCGAAGCGATCGATCCGCGCGTCGATCCCGCGACCCGCAGCGTACGCCTGCAGGCCACGGTGCCGAACGCCGGCTCGAACCTGCTGCCGGGCATGGCCGTGTCCCTGCGGTTGGTCGTCGGAAAGATCCCCGACGCGCTCGTGGTCCCGCAGGAGGCGATCATCCGCCAGGGCACGAAGCACGTCGTCTACGTGCTCGACGCCGAGAACCGCGTCGAGAGCCGGACCGTCACCCTCGGCGAGTTCTCCCCGCGCGGTGTGCACCTCGTCAGCGGCCTCGAGCCCGGCGTGCGCGTGATCGCCGCCGGCCACCAGCGGCAGAAGCTGCGCCCCGGAAGCGTGACCGCGCCCGAACCCTTCGAGCCCGTCGACAACCCGAACCTCGCTCTCGGCGACGTCGACACCGAAGGACGCTGCGACCCGCCGGCGTGA
- a CDS encoding efflux RND transporter permease subunit — protein sequence MSLSDLSIQRPVLTWMMALAMATFGILGFTRLGVDRYPEMEFPFVGVRVSMEGASPSVMEDEIVDVLEEGFSSLEGLRHIYSTATQGAATVIMEFELDHDLDVAAQDVRDKLNLKLDELPREINPPSMGKADYSNFPIIWAPVAIDMPITEATEYLERHVKPVIESIPGAAGVMLFGGIERNIRIWIDPDALRARGLAAGDVLRALRREHVERSGGFIEGSSVDWALKTDAEFRSVEELAAMVISWDGDAPIRLRDVARVEDGQEDVRDATHMNGKPGIAIGLSKQTDANTVAIVDEFNRRMDELRPLMPDGIQIADANGNIDHSRSIREAFEETMFALQFGGLLAVFVVFIFMRRSRPTMIVALAIPMSLITTFGMIWVFDYTLNTMTLLGLTLAIGVVIDDAIIVLENIERHREDGKSAREAAHVGTREITLAAAAATFSVAAVFVPVAFASGQMGAFLSEFGVTVSVAVIISLFVALSLTPMLAARMPPPKPRKPDSIYERLERWFESLEATYRAVLDWSLANRLATFGIAVAAIVVAVFAGSRLPGEFMPQADSGFIVVQFKTPPGTSLERTEAIMQRNEDWFLAQPEVAAVFGRIGSTTMGVNSPTEGMVNSQLVPHDQRDRSAAEIMAAARIELSTYPGQEIAIYDPSGNSSDRAFEVEVVGNASLEELDEYATALVSRLQSGGGLVDIEKSLRLGLPEARVVPDREKAAALGVDASTLAEVVQAMIGGLDIADFRDGERRHDIRLRMEESERDTLDAIGDLWVRARNGDLVDLRNLVRIETGATASTITRTDRLRSVEISADLEGISLGEAVARAQTIADEILPQGIALRLAGDAESMRETFSEFTMMFGLAVLVIYMVLAAQFESLTQPLIVMLALPFSMVGALGGLWVMGMSINLFSLIGIVLLLGLVTKNSILLVDYANQLRDDGMEPEAAMRRAAPVRMRPVLMTALSMIFGVLPAAFGIGPGAETRAPMAVATAAGMFSSMLLTLLIVPVFYLALEDLKVFVRSPREAWARWRPSGSPSPSA from the coding sequence ATGAGCCTCTCCGACCTCTCGATCCAGCGCCCCGTGCTGACCTGGATGATGGCCCTCGCGATGGCCACGTTCGGGATCCTGGGCTTCACCCGACTCGGCGTCGACCGCTACCCCGAGATGGAGTTTCCCTTCGTCGGCGTGCGCGTCTCGATGGAAGGCGCGTCCCCGAGCGTGATGGAGGACGAGATCGTCGACGTCCTCGAAGAGGGATTCTCCAGCCTCGAGGGCCTGCGTCACATCTATTCCACCGCGACCCAGGGCGCGGCGACCGTGATCATGGAGTTCGAGCTCGATCACGACCTCGACGTCGCCGCCCAGGACGTGCGCGACAAACTCAACCTGAAGCTCGACGAGCTTCCGCGCGAGATCAACCCACCCAGCATGGGGAAGGCCGACTACTCGAACTTCCCGATCATCTGGGCGCCCGTCGCGATCGACATGCCGATCACCGAGGCCACCGAGTACCTCGAGCGGCACGTGAAGCCCGTGATCGAGAGCATTCCCGGAGCGGCCGGCGTCATGCTCTTCGGGGGAATCGAGCGGAACATCCGCATCTGGATCGATCCGGACGCCTTGCGTGCGCGGGGGCTGGCGGCCGGCGACGTGCTGCGCGCCCTGCGCCGCGAGCACGTCGAGCGCTCGGGCGGCTTCATCGAGGGCAGCTCGGTCGACTGGGCGCTGAAGACCGACGCCGAGTTCCGCTCGGTCGAGGAGCTCGCCGCGATGGTGATCTCCTGGGACGGCGACGCCCCGATCCGGCTGCGCGACGTCGCGCGCGTCGAGGATGGTCAGGAGGACGTCCGCGACGCCACCCACATGAATGGGAAGCCGGGGATCGCGATCGGCCTCTCGAAGCAGACCGACGCGAACACGGTCGCCATCGTCGATGAGTTCAACCGGCGGATGGACGAGCTGCGGCCGCTCATGCCCGACGGCATCCAGATCGCCGACGCCAACGGCAATATCGATCACTCCCGCTCGATCCGGGAAGCCTTCGAAGAGACGATGTTCGCCCTCCAGTTCGGCGGCCTGCTCGCCGTGTTCGTGGTGTTCATCTTCATGCGCCGCTCGCGCCCCACGATGATCGTGGCGCTGGCGATCCCGATGTCCCTGATCACCACCTTCGGGATGATCTGGGTCTTCGACTACACGCTCAACACGATGACCCTGCTCGGCCTCACGCTCGCGATCGGCGTGGTGATCGACGACGCCATCATCGTGCTCGAGAACATCGAGCGGCACCGGGAGGACGGGAAGTCCGCCCGCGAGGCCGCCCACGTCGGTACGCGTGAGATCACCCTCGCCGCGGCCGCGGCCACCTTCTCGGTGGCGGCGGTGTTCGTTCCCGTCGCCTTCGCGAGCGGGCAGATGGGTGCCTTCCTCTCCGAGTTCGGCGTCACGGTGTCGGTGGCGGTGATCATCTCGCTGTTCGTGGCGCTCTCGCTCACGCCGATGCTCGCCGCGCGCATGCCTCCCCCCAAGCCGCGGAAGCCCGACAGCATCTACGAGCGCCTCGAGCGCTGGTTCGAATCCCTCGAAGCGACCTACCGCGCGGTGCTCGACTGGTCCCTCGCCAATCGCCTGGCGACCTTCGGCATCGCCGTCGCGGCGATCGTCGTGGCGGTGTTCGCCGGCAGCCGGCTGCCCGGCGAGTTCATGCCCCAGGCCGACTCGGGTTTCATCGTCGTCCAGTTCAAGACGCCGCCCGGCACCTCGCTCGAGCGCACCGAAGCCATCATGCAGCGCAACGAGGACTGGTTCCTCGCCCAGCCCGAGGTGGCCGCCGTCTTCGGTCGCATCGGTTCGACCACGATGGGCGTCAACTCGCCCACCGAGGGCATGGTGAACTCCCAGCTCGTGCCCCACGACCAGCGCGATCGCAGCGCGGCCGAGATCATGGCCGCCGCCCGCATCGAGCTGTCCACCTATCCCGGCCAGGAGATCGCGATCTACGACCCGAGCGGAAACTCGAGTGATCGCGCCTTCGAGGTGGAGGTGGTCGGAAACGCTTCGCTCGAGGAGCTAGACGAGTACGCCACCGCGCTGGTGTCGCGGCTCCAGAGCGGTGGCGGCCTGGTCGACATCGAGAAGAGCCTGCGGCTCGGGCTGCCCGAAGCGCGTGTCGTTCCCGATCGCGAAAAGGCCGCGGCTCTGGGCGTCGATGCTTCGACCCTGGCCGAGGTCGTCCAGGCGATGATCGGTGGGCTGGACATCGCCGATTTCCGCGATGGCGAGCGCCGCCACGACATCCGACTGCGGATGGAGGAGAGCGAGCGCGACACCCTCGACGCGATCGGCGACCTCTGGGTGCGGGCCCGCAACGGAGACCTCGTGGATCTCCGGAACCTCGTGCGCATCGAGACCGGTGCGACGGCGTCGACGATCACGCGCACCGACCGCCTGCGCAGCGTCGAGATCTCGGCGGATCTCGAGGGGATCAGCCTCGGCGAGGCCGTGGCGCGCGCCCAGACGATCGCCGACGAGATCCTTCCGCAGGGGATCGCGCTGCGCCTGGCCGGCGACGCCGAGTCGATGCGCGAGACCTTCAGCGAATTCACGATGATGTTCGGCCTGGCGGTGCTGGTGATCTACATGGTGCTGGCGGCCCAGTTCGAGAGCCTCACCCAGCCCCTGATCGTGATGCTGGCCCTGCCGTTCTCGATGGTCGGTGCGCTGGGTGGCCTCTGGGTGATGGGGATGTCGATCAACCTCTTCAGTCTGATCGGCATCGTCTTGCTCCTGGGGCTCGTGACGAAGAACTCGATCCTGCTCGTGGACTACGCGAACCAGCTCCGCGACGACGGCATGGAGCCCGAGGCCGCGATGCGTCGCGCGGCGCCCGTCCGGATGCGCCCGGTCCTGATGACCGCGCTGTCGATGATCTTCGGCGTGCTCCCGGCCGCCTTCGGGATCGGGCCCGGCGCCGAGACGCGCGCCCCGATGGCCGTCGCGACCGCCGCCGGCATGTTCTCGTCGATGCTGCTGACCCTCTTGATCGTGCCGGTCTTCTACCTGGCGCTCGAGGACCTGAAGGTCTTCGTGCGCTCACCGCGCGAAGCCTGGGCGCGCTGGCGCCCGTCGGGTTCACCGAGCCCGTCGGCCTGA
- a CDS encoding amidase produces the protein MALDRRAFLWSLASSGLVACGGGGAALRSVPTRALDADALGQAELIRTGEITSAELVMETIARIETLDAPINAVTTRFFERALAESKGSLPDGPFRGVPFLLKDLNDLAGTRNTMGSRMFAKQISKQSTLHTERTVEAGLVILGKTNTPEFGLVATTEPALLGVCKNPWNLDYSAGGSSGGAAAAVAAGMMPMAQASDGGGSIRVPASCCGLFGLKPSRGRNPQRASNRPVDISVKHVVSRTVRDSAAFLAATERTDAKAPLPAAGFVTAPEKRRLRIGYHTKTAYGTDADPQVAASVEETAKLCASLGHEVSEAMPEYQGEAFREHFLALWMARPFALRREIEAQGGNPSELLEPVTLGMADFFAKLPEGSLEKAIAFLHGYGPAVNGFFDDYDLVLSPVLRTPPIPLGTQAGTLPFEDVFDPMIEYVSYTPVWNAAGNPAMSVPLGMSANGLPIGSQFAARLGEESTLLALAYQLEAAAPWAGRLPGPRD, from the coding sequence ATGGCACTCGATCGGCGCGCGTTCCTGTGGTCCTTGGCGAGCAGCGGGCTCGTCGCCTGCGGTGGCGGTGGCGCCGCGCTGCGCTCGGTGCCGACGCGCGCCCTCGACGCCGACGCCCTCGGCCAGGCCGAGCTGATCCGCACGGGGGAGATCACGTCGGCCGAGCTCGTGATGGAGACGATCGCGCGGATCGAAACCCTCGACGCGCCGATCAACGCGGTGACCACGCGGTTCTTCGAGCGCGCTCTCGCCGAGTCGAAGGGCAGCCTCCCCGACGGCCCCTTCCGCGGCGTGCCCTTTCTCTTGAAGGATCTGAACGATCTCGCGGGCACGCGGAACACGATGGGTTCGCGGATGTTCGCGAAGCAGATCTCGAAGCAGAGCACGCTCCACACCGAGCGCACGGTCGAGGCCGGACTCGTGATCCTCGGCAAGACGAACACGCCCGAGTTCGGGCTGGTGGCGACCACCGAGCCCGCCTTGCTCGGCGTCTGCAAGAACCCCTGGAACCTCGACTATTCGGCCGGCGGTTCATCCGGTGGGGCCGCTGCCGCGGTGGCCGCGGGCATGATGCCGATGGCCCAGGCCTCGGACGGCGGGGGCTCGATTCGCGTGCCCGCGTCGTGCTGTGGGCTCTTCGGGTTGAAGCCGAGCCGTGGTCGCAACCCGCAGCGCGCCTCGAACAGGCCCGTGGACATCTCGGTGAAGCACGTCGTCAGCCGCACCGTGCGCGACAGCGCGGCCTTCCTCGCCGCAACCGAGCGCACCGACGCGAAGGCGCCGCTGCCTGCGGCGGGATTCGTCACCGCTCCCGAGAAGCGACGCCTGCGGATCGGCTATCACACGAAGACGGCCTACGGAACGGACGCCGACCCGCAGGTGGCCGCCTCGGTCGAGGAGACCGCGAAGCTCTGCGCGTCTCTCGGCCACGAGGTCAGCGAAGCGATGCCCGAGTATCAGGGCGAGGCGTTCCGCGAGCACTTCCTCGCGCTGTGGATGGCGCGCCCCTTCGCGCTGCGCCGCGAGATCGAGGCCCAGGGCGGCAACCCGAGCGAGCTGCTCGAACCGGTGACGCTCGGCATGGCCGACTTCTTCGCGAAGCTTCCCGAGGGCAGTCTCGAAAAGGCCATCGCGTTCCTGCACGGCTACGGCCCGGCGGTGAACGGTTTCTTCGACGACTACGACCTCGTACTCTCGCCCGTCCTGCGCACGCCGCCGATCCCGCTCGGCACCCAGGCCGGGACGCTCCCCTTCGAGGACGTCTTCGACCCGATGATCGAGTACGTCTCGTACACGCCCGTGTGGAATGCCGCGGGTAACCCGGCGATGTCGGTCCCACTCGGCATGTCCGCGAACGGCCTGCCGATCGGGAGCCAGTTCGCCGCCCGCCTCGGCGAGGAGTCGACCCTGCTGGCGCTCGCCTACCAGCTCGAGGCCGCGGCGCCCTGGGCCGGCCGTCTGCCCGGACCCCGCGACTAG